The region TTCAAGACTTGTAGAAGATACAGCAACCTTTAGTTCTCCTCTCTTTAGCTTATCTTCTACCTCAAGCCTTATCTCCCTACTGAGGCTGCTGTGATGAGCTTCAACACTATCTGCATCGAGTACCCCATTACTGCTCAATATCTTCTTAAGTTTATAGACAACTCTTTCTGTAGCACTACGGGTATTCGTGAAGATAAGTGTTGTACGGTTTTCGAGAACAAGTTTTGCCAAAATATCGTATATAGCTTCATTCAGAACTGAAGCAGGTGTGTACACTAGATCCATTTTTGGGCACAGGACATCTATGTCTATCGGTTTCGTGAATCTAGCATCAACAATAACCACAGGCCTAGGTTCACCACTATTATTGAACCCGGTTAAGAATCTAGCCACCTCTTCTAAAGGTGATATAGTTGCGCTCAATCCTATTCTCTGAAACTCCTTATCTGTAAGATCTATGAGTCGTTCAAGCGATAACGCTAAATGTGATCCACGTTTATTACCAGCTAATTCGTGTATTTCATCGATTATGACCCATCTAACGTTCCTTAGTTTCTCTCTAAATTTTGGAGCATTAAGTATTAAAGCAAGGCTTTCGGGTGTAGTAATCAGTATATGTGGTGGTTCTCGAAGCATTCTAGCCTTTTCATTAGGAAGGGTATCGCTAGTTCTGACACCAACTCTTAAGCTAGTATCTCTATTGCACCACTTCCTTACGTATTCATTAATATCTGTGATAGGGGCTATAAGGTTCTTCCTCATATCGTTGTTCAAGGCTCTCAATGGGGATACATAAAGAGCATAGACATAATCTCCAAGTTCACCATTAAGGTTATACCTAATTAGATCATCTATTATGGGTATGAATGCCGCTAAGGTTTTGCCTGTACCTGTTGGACTTGAGATAAGTACATTATGTCCTTGTTTTATGTAAGGTATAGCCATTTTTTGTGGTGGAGTTAAAGATTTGTAGCGTTCCTTAAACCATGTAGCTATAGGTTCAAGCAGAAAACTAAGTACGTATTTATCATCGAGTTCTTTGGCATAAACTATACTTTTTTCAGTACCGAGTTCTTTAGACATTATTAACACTGCGTTTTGACATATCGGCCATACAATCTCTATAAAATGCTTATTACAACTATACTGCTAAAAAGTTTGCCTCTGATAAAACCTGTTGTTCAGAGCATAGGTAGGTGTGAAAGTGCTTTCCTGATGTTCTGAGGTAGAGACATATAGTCTACTTCCTCTGCCTTTGTCGTATCATAGGCCCATTCTTTTTCTTCTTCCTCTTTCGTTACATATTTATGTTGAAGAGTCTCTAGAGGTACTATAAATAATTTTCCATCAGATGTTCTACACAACTCTACAACAATTCTCTTTGATCCCTTCTTAACTATATACACCTTCTCTGTTGTCACACCAATCACTAGGTAACACCTCTTCACAATGTTACTTGTTCTCACTTTTTAAGCTATTGACAAGATTCTGAGGAATCTCGAAGAAATGTTTAGCAACATCGATTATGTATCTTGTTGATGGTAGTGTATGCGGGATCCCTATATCGAGAGCTATCATGTTCTTAACCATGTTTAGACTAGTCTTATTCTTGATCTCATTTTCAGACATCTTTTTACCTACTTCGTAAGCTATAACAAACCTTATGAAACGTTTTACAGTCTCTTCTAAAGGTCTTAGCACTATATATGTCTTCCTCAACATCTCAAAGTATGATGCTCTATCTATAAAACCGAAGTAATACATTGTGAAGATGTATCTAAGCAGTCTTGCCGCAAGTCTATCATCTAGATTTTTACATATCTCTGAATAATCTCTACAGAGTTCATCATAGCTTGCAACTTTCTTTATTATATCTACTACTTTTTCAAGCAAAATCTCTATAGAAAAGATGTTTTCAATAATCTCTTTAGCAAGCTCTTCATTTATTGCTAAACCAAGCTTTCCGATGATGTATAGAGACGCCATATCTTTATCGTATAGATCTGGAGAGGCACTAGAACCTCTTATAGGCTCGATGCCCATCTCTTCATAGCTCTTCTTTAGTATATCTACAGCTTGTTCTCTAGTTAGTATATTTTCCTTGACTATTCTGCTCCATGCATTAACTATAGCGGTCACCCTCTTCCTTTTAATATTCATTGCTATCTCACCTAGTACATACATGCACTCTCTATTTAACTTAATTAACACTAGGTATATAAACAGATTATAAAGATTATTGACTATGAATTGAGGTTATAGAATGAATCTCAATGTAGATATAGCGATAACCACAGATAGATCCATGATGACAAATCACCACAGAAAAGAGTTCCTAGGATTCATAGCTACAGCACCCCCTATTGTTTTCCCCGAATCGCTATGGATGTACATATGCTGTCCCAAACCAAAGGTGGATAGATATGGACGACCCATAGAAGCACCCTATGGGTTAAGAAAGATAGAAGCAGCACTTCAGGATGCTGGATTCAATGCATACATAATAGATCCTGATTATCTGAACAGATATGCAGATAAGGTCAAGATACTGATGATAGGTCACCATGACTATTTTGCTTACGGTCCTCCAAGTTCTGAATGGTGGCTTATAACAAAGAAAGAGCCGGTTAATAGAAGAAGTTTCTTCAGGTTGATGGAAAGTGGAGCAGTTAGGGCTATGAAGAAGAATGGAGCAAAGATTGTTGTAGGAGGTCCTGCAGCATGGCAATGGTTATGGGAATCTGAGCTCGTGGAGAAGTGGGGTATTGACGT is a window of Ignisphaera sp. DNA encoding:
- a CDS encoding DUF2192 domain-containing protein; amino-acid sequence: MNIKRKRVTAIVNAWSRIVKENILTREQAVDILKKSYEEMGIEPIRGSSASPDLYDKDMASLYIIGKLGLAINEELAKEIIENIFSIEILLEKVVDIIKKVASYDELCRDYSEICKNLDDRLAARLLRYIFTMYYFGFIDRASYFEMLRKTYIVLRPLEETVKRFIRFVIAYEVGKKMSENEIKNKTSLNMVKNMIALDIGIPHTLPSTRYIIDVAKHFFEIPQNLVNSLKSENK